The proteins below are encoded in one region of Rubripirellula reticaptiva:
- a CDS encoding mechanosensitive ion channel domain-containing protein produces MNPDITTRFFAVCAILLAVHAGSVDQAAVHANESDPSGHPGSLQAVTQKPDLSPLSNSAKTDIKRVGESVDVSDNVGGAIALVSGEESIVAETAAEVLEEKQVEVAAELRIAMMQEKLEAEETGEASKLPTADASRVDLLKQIDVVIAQQQSATSSSEDHAAQVDALKSTLTRLADGVLDEQPPYSIIFLDGLKESVRNAKTKLASVDASVISARSAADTAKQTADERAKTLRQLREKEKAGTAKIDTVELAELEQKLAEEMLVLKRQQLSVEEANQVIAKLHVEIDERKVAIIGDVVVFTKGDLDDKIDDLDLLEVKLKEQVVRLQNELQFAERRWLSARQEADSTPNAGPELIEKVDSLKISQMSIQLELDLINPRLQRLPVLKKAWERRFLVVAGKAQRKERNQWADETEQQIDQIIQDRRSRQFKLDELRVSQSTLDAKIDAVGSENGQVKRWLQLKRDAFDKQSEMLNRSLSVLDSSERTLDRLKTQIDGEPSRTLAELAEDSWTQATNIWNYELTEIDQTSLTVGKICSSVLMLFFGFLLARGISAWLGRRLPKWGVDEAAADAIESLSFYALLVTLGLTALRYANVPLTVFTFLGGAIAIGIGFGSQNILNNFISGLILLAERPIKVGDLIKIGDTHGNVMKIGARSTQIRTGDNQDIIVPNSSFLENEVTNLTRRDDRQRTSITIGVAYGSDLDAVLRLLARAASEQSGVLERPKPMVWFNDFGDNALVFQVHFWVQAKNLTQMRMIETGVRLKIDAMFREANIVIAFPQRDLHIQSPKPLEFRLVTSDPGDCDSHSKVA; encoded by the coding sequence ATGAATCCAGATATCACAACTCGATTTTTCGCGGTTTGTGCAATCTTGCTAGCTGTTCATGCAGGCTCGGTTGACCAAGCAGCTGTTCATGCGAATGAAAGTGATCCGTCAGGACACCCGGGATCATTGCAGGCTGTCACCCAGAAACCAGATCTTTCGCCACTATCAAATTCTGCCAAAACCGATATCAAGCGTGTCGGCGAGAGCGTTGATGTGTCTGACAACGTCGGCGGCGCAATCGCGTTGGTTTCAGGCGAAGAGTCGATTGTTGCCGAAACCGCCGCCGAGGTTCTGGAAGAGAAGCAGGTCGAGGTTGCTGCTGAATTGCGAATTGCGATGATGCAAGAAAAGCTCGAAGCCGAGGAAACCGGCGAAGCATCCAAACTGCCTACTGCTGACGCGAGTCGAGTAGATCTTTTGAAACAGATCGATGTCGTCATTGCCCAGCAGCAATCGGCAACGTCGTCGAGCGAAGACCATGCCGCTCAGGTGGATGCGCTCAAGTCGACGCTCACACGGTTGGCCGATGGCGTTCTTGACGAGCAACCGCCCTACTCGATCATCTTCCTTGACGGACTAAAAGAATCAGTTCGCAATGCAAAAACGAAACTTGCATCGGTAGACGCATCGGTAATTTCTGCGCGTAGTGCCGCAGATACTGCCAAGCAAACAGCGGATGAGCGTGCCAAGACACTGCGTCAGTTAAGAGAGAAAGAGAAGGCGGGAACAGCAAAGATCGACACTGTTGAATTGGCCGAGTTGGAGCAGAAGCTGGCCGAAGAAATGCTGGTTCTGAAACGGCAGCAGCTCTCTGTCGAAGAAGCGAATCAGGTTATTGCAAAATTGCATGTCGAAATCGACGAGCGGAAAGTAGCGATTATCGGCGACGTCGTTGTGTTCACCAAGGGTGACCTGGATGACAAAATTGATGACCTCGATTTGCTTGAAGTCAAACTGAAGGAGCAGGTCGTTCGGCTGCAGAACGAATTGCAGTTTGCCGAACGCCGCTGGCTTTCCGCTCGCCAGGAAGCCGATTCGACTCCAAATGCGGGTCCGGAACTGATTGAAAAAGTCGACTCGCTAAAGATTTCGCAGATGTCGATTCAATTGGAATTGGACCTGATCAATCCTCGTCTGCAGCGACTTCCCGTATTAAAAAAAGCGTGGGAACGACGTTTCCTTGTCGTCGCCGGTAAGGCACAGCGAAAAGAACGTAACCAGTGGGCCGATGAAACCGAGCAACAGATCGATCAAATCATCCAAGATCGCCGGTCGCGTCAATTCAAGCTCGACGAACTTCGAGTTAGCCAATCAACTTTGGATGCCAAAATCGACGCGGTTGGCAGCGAGAATGGGCAAGTCAAACGATGGTTGCAGTTGAAGCGTGATGCGTTCGATAAGCAATCAGAGATGTTGAACCGAAGTTTGTCGGTGCTGGATAGTTCCGAACGAACTCTGGACCGACTGAAGACGCAGATTGATGGCGAGCCCAGTCGCACGTTGGCAGAACTCGCAGAAGACAGTTGGACTCAAGCCACGAACATTTGGAATTACGAACTCACCGAAATTGATCAAACGTCGTTGACCGTCGGCAAGATCTGCAGCAGCGTCTTGATGTTGTTTTTTGGGTTTTTGCTTGCCCGCGGAATCAGTGCGTGGCTCGGGCGTCGGCTTCCAAAGTGGGGTGTTGATGAAGCGGCCGCCGATGCAATCGAGTCGCTTAGCTTTTACGCGTTGTTGGTAACGCTAGGGTTGACGGCACTTCGTTATGCCAACGTTCCGTTGACCGTGTTTACGTTCCTTGGTGGTGCGATCGCGATCGGAATCGGTTTTGGTAGCCAAAACATTCTGAACAACTTCATCAGCGGTCTAATTCTTTTGGCCGAACGTCCAATCAAGGTCGGTGACCTGATCAAAATCGGTGACACTCACGGCAACGTTATGAAAATCGGAGCGAGAAGCACTCAGATTCGAACAGGTGACAACCAAGATATCATCGTTCCCAACAGCAGCTTTCTGGAAAACGAAGTCACCAATCTCACTCGCCGTGACGATCGGCAACGAACGTCGATCACGATCGGTGTGGCGTACGGGTCGGACTTGGATGCCGTGCTGCGATTGCTGGCTCGCGCGGCGTCAGAGCAAAGCGGTGTGTTGGAACGGCCCAAGCCAATGGTTTGGTTTAATGACTTCGGCGACAACGCACTGGTGTTTCAAGTTCACTTCTGGGTTCAAGCCAAGAATCTGACCCAGATGCGGATGATTGAAACGGGCGTCCGGTTGAAGATTGACGCGATGTTCCGGGAAGCCAACATTGTGATTGCGTTCCCACAGCGGGATTTGCACATTCAATCGCCCAAGCCGCTTGAATTCCGCTTGGTGACATCCGACCCCGGCGATTGCGATTCGCATTCCAAGGTGGCCTAG
- a CDS encoding sensor histidine kinase, with translation MPSTIYCHSQILPLNSFPSGPLQHSHEVPDQPWPSDDERHARKLAQASSHQLVERQLIERRRQRLESLGTLASGIVHDLNNLLTPILMSSRMLQREGANVDRAALLETITSSASRGADLVGQLLTFARGGEGQHVPLQVELIIPEVIAILRHTLSGTVDLKTDVETGLPTMMGDETEISQVVMNLAINARDAMMDAGTLSVRARSMILDSERSFSYVTLPAGHYLAIEVSDSGSGIKPEVRERMFDPFFTTKPRGQGTGLGLSTSLGIIRSHGGAIDVQSTLGKGTTITVLFPVAKSDDDLTKT, from the coding sequence GTGCCATCGACAATTTACTGCCACTCGCAAATCCTTCCGCTCAACTCATTCCCCAGCGGCCCCTTGCAGCATTCACACGAAGTACCGGATCAGCCGTGGCCGAGCGACGACGAGCGGCACGCGCGAAAACTCGCCCAAGCAAGCTCGCACCAACTGGTCGAACGACAACTGATTGAACGACGGCGCCAGAGACTCGAATCGCTCGGTACTCTAGCCAGCGGAATCGTCCACGACTTGAACAATCTGCTGACGCCGATCCTGATGAGCAGCCGAATGCTTCAGCGAGAAGGTGCCAACGTTGACCGTGCCGCACTGCTAGAGACAATCACAAGCAGTGCTTCTCGTGGCGCCGACTTGGTTGGCCAACTACTTACGTTTGCACGTGGCGGCGAGGGACAACACGTTCCGTTGCAAGTCGAACTGATTATCCCCGAGGTAATTGCGATCCTACGCCATACTTTGTCTGGTACGGTTGACTTGAAAACAGACGTTGAAACTGGCTTGCCAACGATGATGGGCGACGAGACTGAAATTAGTCAGGTCGTGATGAACCTTGCCATCAATGCTCGTGACGCGATGATGGACGCGGGAACACTCTCTGTGCGAGCTCGGTCGATGATCTTAGATTCCGAGCGTTCGTTCTCGTATGTCACATTGCCCGCCGGACATTACCTGGCCATTGAAGTGTCGGATAGCGGCAGCGGCATCAAGCCCGAAGTTCGCGAACGTATGTTTGATCCATTCTTCACCACGAAGCCACGTGGCCAAGGGACGGGGCTCGGTCTGAGCACGAGCTTGGGAATCATCCGGTCTCATGGCGGCGCCATTGACGTTCAATCCACACTCGGCAAAGGCACCACCATCACCGTGCTATTCCCCGTCGCGAAATCAGATGACGATCTCACCAAAACGTAA
- a CDS encoding sigma-54-dependent transcriptional regulator: MKLCLPEPDYCVYTADNVATGQALFTKHSPDAVLLDIQMPQQSGLAALHEFRELDPRVPVILMTGHGTAETAIGAMSGGAFEYITKPFEPDEILPLIDSAIETSRMARMPAVLPGDGISNPNGPGDAGAGEQVLGQCPAMVEVFRSIGRVASRDVAVLVLGDTGTGKEVVARAIYQHSLRHDQVFHAINCAAIPENLLESELFGHEKGAFTGADQRRIGKFEICNGGTLFLDEIGDMTPLMQTKMLRVLQEKEFERVGGSKPIKTNVRVIAATNRDLDAAMADGSFRSDLYYRLNEFTISLPALRDRGDDVPMMTEFFFKAFAKQLGKDYVSIAPETMQRFTSHSWPGNVRELQGVVKQTLLKASGPVIVPAFLPMGFGETKSISGHPQRSWASDLETEIQSLLSDGAHNLSAEIHDRVDRILLAQVLATSEGNISAASIRLGLSRPTLRSRIKQLGVDAKGSPPQ, encoded by the coding sequence ATGAAGCTGTGCCTTCCCGAGCCCGACTACTGTGTCTATACCGCCGATAACGTGGCGACTGGGCAAGCGTTGTTCACCAAACATTCGCCGGATGCGGTTCTGCTTGACATCCAAATGCCACAGCAGTCGGGACTCGCTGCGCTGCATGAATTTCGCGAACTCGACCCGCGAGTTCCAGTAATCTTGATGACCGGCCACGGGACGGCGGAAACCGCCATTGGTGCCATGAGTGGCGGTGCGTTCGAGTACATCACCAAACCGTTCGAGCCCGATGAGATTTTGCCCCTGATCGACTCGGCGATCGAAACAAGTCGCATGGCCAGAATGCCCGCGGTTCTGCCTGGCGACGGCATCAGCAACCCGAACGGTCCCGGCGACGCTGGCGCAGGCGAACAGGTACTCGGCCAGTGCCCAGCCATGGTCGAAGTGTTCCGATCGATCGGCCGAGTCGCCTCGCGAGACGTTGCCGTTCTCGTCCTCGGTGATACCGGAACCGGCAAAGAAGTCGTCGCTCGCGCGATCTATCAACACAGCCTGCGGCATGACCAAGTCTTTCATGCGATTAACTGTGCCGCAATCCCCGAAAATCTGCTCGAAAGTGAACTATTCGGACATGAAAAAGGTGCCTTCACGGGCGCGGACCAACGCAGGATCGGCAAGTTCGAAATCTGCAACGGCGGCACACTGTTTCTCGACGAAATTGGTGACATGACTCCCCTGATGCAAACCAAAATGCTGCGAGTTCTACAGGAAAAGGAATTCGAGCGAGTCGGCGGTAGCAAACCGATCAAGACAAACGTGCGAGTCATCGCAGCGACCAACCGCGACTTAGACGCAGCAATGGCGGACGGCAGTTTCCGCAGCGATCTGTACTATCGGCTCAACGAATTTACGATCAGCTTGCCCGCGCTCCGTGATCGCGGCGACGACGTTCCGATGATGACCGAATTCTTCTTTAAGGCATTTGCCAAACAGCTAGGCAAGGACTATGTCTCAATTGCACCGGAAACAATGCAGCGTTTCACTTCGCACTCTTGGCCTGGCAATGTCCGCGAATTGCAAGGCGTAGTGAAGCAGACGCTGCTAAAAGCCAGCGGGCCAGTGATTGTTCCGGCTTTTCTGCCGATGGGCTTTGGCGAAACCAAGAGTATCAGCGGGCACCCTCAACGAAGCTGGGCAAGTGACCTAGAAACCGAAATACAATCTTTGCTGAGCGATGGAGCCCACAACTTGTCCGCGGAAATTCACGACCGAGTCGATCGCATTCTGCTAGCGCAAGTGCTAGCCACATCGGAAGGCAATATCAGTGCCGCGAGCATCCGATTGGGGCTAAGCCGTCCGACCCTGCGAAGCCGAATCAAGCAGCTTGGCGTGGACGCAAAGGGATCACCACCTCAGTAA
- a CDS encoding bifunctional GNAT family N-acetyltransferase/carbon-nitrogen hydrolase family protein — MADPNQPLHVSLSSTDDQPEPNFDVSEFERELIVRPMQREDFDGLIAMATKCFSGMEPWGHDQLESQLKHFPEGQIVVECDGRVVASSSSVMLDYDDEMEWCNWKKISDSGYIRNHNPRGDTLYGIEIMVDPEFRGLRLSRRLYAARRELCRSRNVEQMVIGGRIPGYHKHAETLKATEYVDRVINKAIFDPVLSVQIANGFTLQGLLSNYLPSDTESCGYATFLEWRNLDYTSETKRRFRRTVRPVRIGAVQYQMRSIKDFDEFAAQVRYFADVAGDYKCDFVLFPELFSTQLLSIIPALRPGQAARKLAEYTPQILDLMGDLAVKFNTNIIGGSHFVVEDDHLYNVAFLFHRDGGIDRQYKLHITPSEHSWWGVEGGPSMDVFDTDCGKVSIQVCYDSEFPELGRIAAEQGADIIFVPFNTDTHNGYLRVRTCAAARCIENDVYVAIAGCTGNLPFVENADIHYAQAAILTPCDVSFPRNGIGAEANANIETIIIHDVDLELLRRHRERGSVTNWKDRRTDLYDLKATPHS, encoded by the coding sequence ATGGCTGATCCTAATCAACCGCTGCATGTTTCGTTGTCATCTACAGACGACCAACCAGAACCCAATTTTGACGTTTCCGAGTTCGAACGCGAATTGATCGTGCGTCCGATGCAGAGGGAAGACTTTGACGGGCTGATTGCGATGGCGACCAAATGCTTCTCGGGAATGGAGCCTTGGGGCCACGATCAACTTGAAAGTCAACTCAAGCACTTTCCCGAAGGCCAGATCGTTGTCGAGTGTGACGGCCGAGTTGTTGCCAGCAGCAGCAGCGTGATGCTGGACTACGACGACGAAATGGAGTGGTGCAATTGGAAGAAGATTTCTGATTCGGGCTACATTCGTAACCACAACCCACGCGGCGACACGTTGTACGGTATCGAAATCATGGTCGATCCCGAGTTTCGTGGTCTTCGGCTTTCTCGGCGTTTGTACGCTGCTCGCCGTGAATTGTGTCGTAGCCGAAATGTTGAGCAAATGGTAATCGGCGGACGCATTCCGGGTTATCACAAGCACGCCGAAACATTGAAGGCGACCGAGTACGTCGACCGTGTCATCAACAAAGCGATTTTCGACCCGGTCTTGAGCGTTCAAATTGCCAATGGATTCACGCTGCAGGGATTACTAAGTAATTACTTGCCATCCGATACCGAAAGCTGTGGATACGCGACGTTCTTGGAATGGCGCAACCTTGACTACACGTCCGAAACAAAACGTCGCTTTCGACGAACCGTCCGTCCGGTTCGTATCGGTGCGGTCCAATATCAAATGCGTTCGATCAAAGACTTTGATGAATTTGCGGCACAGGTTCGGTACTTTGCAGATGTCGCGGGCGATTACAAGTGCGACTTTGTTTTGTTCCCCGAGCTGTTTTCGACACAATTGTTGTCGATCATTCCGGCACTTCGTCCAGGGCAAGCCGCGCGAAAACTGGCTGAGTACACTCCGCAGATTCTTGACTTGATGGGCGACTTGGCGGTCAAGTTCAACACCAACATCATCGGTGGTTCGCATTTTGTTGTCGAAGACGATCACTTGTACAACGTCGCGTTTCTGTTCCATCGTGATGGAGGCATCGACCGGCAATACAAACTGCATATCACACCCAGCGAACATAGCTGGTGGGGTGTCGAAGGTGGACCGTCGATGGACGTGTTCGATACGGACTGCGGTAAGGTCTCGATTCAGGTTTGTTACGACAGTGAGTTTCCAGAGCTTGGTCGTATCGCGGCCGAACAGGGGGCTGACATAATCTTCGTTCCTTTCAATACCGATACCCACAACGGTTACCTGCGCGTACGAACATGTGCTGCGGCGCGATGCATTGAAAACGATGTCTACGTTGCAATCGCGGGGTGCACCGGTAACTTGCCGTTTGTCGAAAACGCGGACATTCACTATGCCCAGGCCGCTATTCTTACGCCATGCGATGTTTCCTTTCCTCGCAATGGAATCGGTGCCGAAGCAAACGCCAATATCGAAACGATTATCATTCACGACGTCGACTTGGAACTGCTTCGTCGCCACCGCGAACGGGGCAGTGTCACAAACTGGAAAGATCGCCGAACGGACTTGTACGATCTCAAAGCGACTCCGCACTCGTAG
- a CDS encoding helix-turn-helix domain-containing protein has protein sequence MQLSNDVTVSCTSGQSRAVSNEQDSFALDPWEQGLINEVRRLFAGESQVILEQVHERVDRVVLDYVLAQTSGNISQASKRLGVSRPTLRNRSRALGLYTQPTA, from the coding sequence ATGCAACTCTCAAACGACGTGACTGTTTCCTGTACGTCCGGCCAATCGCGAGCCGTGTCGAACGAGCAAGATTCGTTCGCGCTCGATCCATGGGAACAGGGGCTGATCAACGAGGTTCGGCGGTTATTCGCTGGCGAATCGCAAGTGATCTTAGAACAGGTTCATGAGCGAGTCGATCGAGTGGTCTTGGACTATGTGTTGGCCCAAACGAGCGGGAACATTAGCCAGGCCAGCAAGCGGTTGGGAGTCAGCCGACCGACGCTTAGAAATCGGAGCCGCGCGCTGGGGCTATACACTCAGCCGACCGCGTAA
- a CDS encoding transglutaminase family protein, with the protein MIFQIHHRITYRYDRPVIIEPLTIRLQPRGDGSQRLLDWNCTLTPTPLASTSILDVFGNSALQASFSGVYLEFCIEVNSRVETLRTNPFDFLSLDARTTNLPARYHEPVEQALAAHLHRNKADSQISEWAKEVSASAGNQTQSFLLQVTEQIARDFNSENRYGGSPLSPSETFASKRGACRDLAVLFMDVCRSQGIAARFVSGYIYEPNRVGTSELHAWAEVYLPGGGWRGYDPSRGVAVSDQHIAVAAGPEAEWAAATEGCYIGTGAESTIEYEVTVTEVDRHL; encoded by the coding sequence GTGATATTTCAAATCCATCACCGAATCACGTACCGATATGATCGCCCAGTGATCATTGAACCGCTGACGATTCGGTTGCAGCCTCGCGGTGACGGTTCGCAGCGGCTTCTGGATTGGAACTGCACTCTGACGCCAACGCCACTTGCTTCGACGTCGATTCTAGATGTCTTTGGTAACTCGGCGCTGCAGGCGTCCTTCAGTGGCGTCTACCTGGAATTTTGCATCGAGGTAAATTCGCGTGTGGAAACGCTGCGAACGAATCCGTTCGATTTTCTTTCGCTTGATGCACGAACGACGAACCTGCCTGCGCGATACCACGAACCGGTCGAGCAAGCATTGGCGGCGCATTTGCACCGTAACAAGGCTGACTCGCAGATTAGCGAGTGGGCAAAGGAAGTGTCTGCGTCCGCGGGTAACCAAACGCAGTCGTTTCTGTTGCAAGTGACAGAACAGATTGCGCGGGATTTCAATTCTGAAAATCGCTACGGTGGATCGCCTTTATCGCCATCGGAAACATTTGCTTCCAAGCGCGGAGCGTGTCGTGACTTGGCCGTGCTGTTTATGGATGTGTGTCGTTCGCAAGGAATCGCAGCTCGGTTTGTTAGCGGCTATATTTATGAACCGAATCGGGTTGGAACGTCCGAGCTGCATGCTTGGGCAGAGGTTTATTTGCCGGGTGGCGGATGGAGAGGGTACGACCCTAGTCGTGGTGTTGCAGTCTCGGACCAACACATTGCAGTGGCTGCTGGACCCGAAGCCGAGTGGGCGGCAGCCACGGAGGGTTGTTACATCGGTACCGGAGCAGAGTCGACCATCGAATACGAGGTGACAGTGACCGAGGTGGATCGTCACTTGTAA
- a CDS encoding alpha-E domain-containing protein, whose protein sequence is MLSRTADAIYWLARYVERAENVARFVDVNFTLALDLPHESAAQWKPMILTTGDESEFSDRYDEFSEENVVKFLTFDRENPNSILSCLWQARENARTVRDTISSELWEQINHFYLLVQHASKQTKIDSPHKFFAEIKQASHLCTGIADSTMSHGEPWQFARLGRTIERADKTARILDVKYFMLLPKTDHVGSPYDALLWSALLKSASAFEMYRKRFRAIHPDRVVEFLILDQHFSRSIRFCVKGAERSLRLITGSESSSYASPVERKLGQLRSELDFADIGEILEGGLHEYLDTFQENLNLVGGAVFDTFFALKPVSAGNKAAS, encoded by the coding sequence ATGCTTAGTCGTACCGCAGACGCTATCTATTGGCTGGCCCGCTACGTCGAACGGGCTGAAAACGTCGCTCGATTTGTCGACGTAAACTTCACGCTGGCGTTGGATCTGCCACACGAATCGGCTGCTCAGTGGAAACCGATGATTTTGACGACGGGTGATGAAAGTGAATTTTCTGATCGCTATGATGAATTCAGTGAAGAGAATGTCGTCAAGTTTTTGACGTTTGATCGTGAGAATCCAAATTCGATTCTGTCGTGTTTATGGCAGGCACGCGAGAATGCGCGAACGGTTCGGGATACCATTTCGTCCGAGCTTTGGGAACAGATCAATCATTTTTACTTGCTTGTTCAGCATGCGTCGAAGCAAACCAAGATTGATTCACCGCATAAGTTTTTTGCTGAAATCAAGCAAGCCAGTCACCTGTGTACAGGCATTGCGGATTCCACCATGTCGCACGGCGAACCGTGGCAATTTGCGAGGCTCGGACGAACGATCGAACGTGCCGATAAGACGGCCCGGATCTTGGACGTGAAGTATTTCATGTTGTTGCCAAAAACGGATCATGTGGGCTCGCCCTACGACGCGTTACTGTGGTCAGCACTGTTGAAGTCCGCCAGCGCCTTCGAAATGTACCGAAAGCGGTTTCGAGCGATTCATCCCGATCGCGTGGTCGAGTTTCTGATCTTGGATCAGCACTTTTCTCGCTCGATACGCTTTTGCGTCAAGGGTGCCGAGCGATCGTTGCGTCTGATCACGGGCAGCGAGAGTTCGAGCTATGCCAGTCCGGTTGAACGGAAGCTTGGGCAACTGCGATCCGAACTGGACTTTGCTGACATTGGCGAGATCTTAGAAGGCGGACTGCACGAATACTTGGATACCTTTCAAGAGAATCTAAACCTCGTTGGCGGCGCGGTGTTTGACACATTCTTTGCTCTTAAGCCCGTTTCAGCAGGAAACAAAGCAGCCTCGTGA
- a CDS encoding circularly permuted type 2 ATP-grasp protein, whose product MKRTMKFTDYQTDGFYDELFEKAGVPHEAAKPLIAKIESLPPGDLHRRQQAAEAAFLQMGVTFTVYGSDEGTEKIFPFDIVPRVIEPGDWLQIERGLKQRIEALNLFINDVYHDQNIIKDGIIPGELLNSADSFRPQCVGLTPQRDIWIHVTGTDLVRDQAGKLMVLEDNLRCPSGVSYVLQNREVLKRTFPNVFQSMHVQPVYDYPNRLLAALQYLAPRGVAEPTVVVLTPGMYNSAYFEHAYLAQQMGVELVEGSDLVIQDGFVKMRTTKGFQRVDVIYRRIDDDFIDPKVFREDSCLGVPGLMDVYRRGNVALANAPGTGIADDKAVYAYVPQIIKYYLNQDMILPNVETYLCSEPNQLDFVLKNLDKLVVKAVNLSGGYGMLIGPHSTKKEQTEFAAQIRECPRNFIAQPTLGLSRAPTIVGDDFEGRHVDLRPYILYGEDIFVMPGGLTRVALRKGSLVVNSSQGGGSKDTWVVAPSDGRAEQSQGASSQSQTQSQTQKTNSKSQTQGAKDA is encoded by the coding sequence ATGAAACGAACAATGAAGTTCACGGACTACCAGACTGACGGATTCTACGACGAGTTGTTCGAGAAGGCGGGCGTTCCTCATGAGGCCGCAAAGCCTCTAATTGCCAAAATTGAATCCCTGCCGCCGGGTGATCTGCACCGACGGCAACAAGCGGCCGAAGCAGCTTTCTTGCAGATGGGCGTCACCTTCACGGTTTACGGTAGCGACGAAGGCACTGAAAAGATCTTCCCGTTTGATATCGTCCCTCGTGTGATCGAGCCCGGGGATTGGTTGCAGATTGAAAGAGGGCTGAAGCAACGAATCGAGGCGCTCAATCTGTTCATCAACGACGTCTATCACGACCAGAACATCATCAAGGACGGCATCATTCCGGGCGAGTTGCTGAATTCTGCAGATTCGTTTCGCCCGCAGTGCGTTGGCTTGACGCCTCAGCGAGATATCTGGATCCACGTGACAGGAACCGACTTGGTTCGCGATCAAGCCGGCAAGCTGATGGTCTTGGAAGACAACTTACGCTGTCCTTCGGGCGTTTCCTATGTCCTACAGAATCGTGAAGTGTTGAAGCGGACGTTCCCGAACGTGTTTCAGTCGATGCACGTTCAGCCGGTTTACGATTATCCAAATCGCTTATTGGCGGCACTTCAGTATCTTGCGCCGCGGGGAGTCGCCGAACCAACCGTCGTGGTGCTGACGCCCGGCATGTACAACTCGGCATACTTTGAACATGCCTATCTGGCCCAGCAGATGGGCGTCGAGCTTGTTGAGGGAAGCGATCTTGTCATCCAAGATGGCTTTGTGAAGATGCGGACGACGAAGGGTTTTCAGCGAGTCGACGTGATCTATCGCCGTATCGACGATGACTTCATTGATCCAAAAGTCTTTCGCGAAGACTCTTGCTTGGGCGTGCCCGGATTGATGGATGTTTATCGCCGCGGAAATGTCGCACTTGCTAATGCACCGGGGACAGGGATCGCGGATGACAAAGCGGTTTATGCCTACGTTCCACAGATCATCAAGTATTACCTGAATCAGGACATGATTCTTCCCAATGTCGAAACGTACTTGTGCTCGGAACCAAACCAGCTTGATTTTGTATTGAAGAACTTGGACAAGTTGGTGGTCAAAGCGGTCAATCTTTCGGGCGGCTACGGCATGCTAATCGGGCCACATTCGACCAAGAAAGAGCAAACCGAATTCGCGGCCCAGATTCGCGAATGTCCACGCAATTTCATCGCCCAGCCGACCTTGGGGCTATCGCGTGCTCCTACAATCGTCGGCGATGATTTTGAAGGACGGCACGTCGATCTGCGTCCCTACATTCTGTACGGCGAAGACATTTTCGTGATGCCAGGTGGCTTGACCCGCGTTGCGCTTCGCAAAGGTTCCTTGGTCGTTAATTCGTCGCAAGGTGGCGGCAGCAAGGACACGTGGGTCGTCGCTCCTAGCGACGGCAGGGCTGAGCAAAGTCAGGGTGCAAGTTCGCAGTCGCAAACGCAATCGCAGACTCAAAAAACAAATTCGAAATCGCAAACTCAGGGTGCCAAGGATGCTTAG